A genomic window from Bacteroidales bacterium includes:
- a CDS encoding ATP-binding protein: protein MAFKQFRFNIVLRVLLLTVTCLALFITLNSTFTFTPILVAGLIIYQVWSLIKYVDRTNRELASFLESIRYSEFTRTFQISDGGSSFDELNAAFNDVMKDFQQVRSEREEHFHYLQSIVQNIDVSILAYQRDGTVEMINPAAKKLFQINSLRNIHSLSSLSKKLTNTLLTINPGENKLVKVQDEEDILQLAIFATEFKVKDKVILLSTIKNIQNVLEEQETAAWQKLIRVLTHEIMNSIAPISSLSSTVENMVKPYTSGEKEMQEVDRETIFEIQGALQTINKRSTGLMNFVETYRSLTKIPEPNFSVVKMSELIGHVHTLMKKDVERKNIRIHSYVEPDTIELQIDEQMIEQVLINLIKNSVQALKGRLGAEIQIRGFYNKRGRPTIQVIDNGQGILDEVIDKIFIPFFTTKQSGSGIGLSLSKQIMRLHGGTITAQSKPNEETIFNMTF, encoded by the coding sequence ATGGCCTTTAAACAGTTCCGCTTTAATATCGTCCTGAGGGTACTTTTGCTTACCGTTACCTGCCTTGCCCTGTTTATCACGCTGAACAGCACCTTTACCTTTACGCCCATACTGGTGGCCGGACTGATTATCTACCAGGTGTGGTCGCTGATAAAATATGTGGACCGAACCAACAGGGAGCTGGCAAGTTTTCTCGAATCGATCCGTTATTCCGAATTCACCCGTACTTTTCAGATCAGCGACGGAGGCAGCTCCTTCGATGAACTTAATGCTGCCTTTAACGATGTGATGAAAGACTTTCAGCAGGTACGTTCGGAACGGGAAGAGCATTTCCATTACCTGCAAAGCATCGTGCAGAACATTGATGTGAGTATTCTGGCCTATCAGCGTGACGGAACCGTGGAGATGATCAATCCCGCGGCCAAAAAACTGTTCCAGATCAACAGCCTGAGAAATATTCATTCGCTCAGCTCGCTCAGCAAGAAACTGACCAATACCCTGCTCACCATTAATCCGGGCGAAAATAAGCTGGTGAAGGTCCAGGATGAAGAAGATATTCTTCAACTGGCCATCTTTGCCACGGAATTCAAAGTGAAAGATAAGGTCATTCTTCTGAGTACCATCAAGAATATACAGAATGTGCTGGAAGAGCAGGAGACCGCGGCCTGGCAGAAGCTGATCCGGGTACTTACCCATGAGATCATGAATTCCATTGCCCCCATTTCTTCCCTTTCCTCCACGGTGGAAAATATGGTCAAGCCCTATACTTCGGGCGAAAAAGAGATGCAGGAGGTCGACAGGGAGACCATTTTTGAGATCCAGGGGGCTCTGCAGACCATTAATAAACGAAGCACCGGGCTGATGAATTTCGTGGAAACTTATCGCAGTCTGACAAAAATACCGGAACCCAACTTTTCCGTGGTAAAAATGAGCGAGCTGATTGGCCATGTGCATACCCTGATGAAGAAAGATGTGGAGCGGAAAAATATCAGGATTCACAGCTATGTGGAACCGGATACCATTGAATTACAGATTGATGAACAGATGATTGAACAGGTCCTGATCAACCTGATCAAGAATTCCGTTCAGGCCCTGAAAGGGCGGCTGGGTGCGGAGATACAAATCAGGGGCTTCTATAACAAAAGGGGCCGGCCCACCATCCAGGTCATTGATAATGGACAGGGAATCCTGGATGAGGTGATCGACAAAATCTTTATCCCTTTTTTTACCACCAAGCAGAGCGGTTCAGGGATCGGCTTAAGCCTCTCCAAACAGATTATGCGACTGCACGGAGGTACCATTACAGCCCAGTCGAAGCCCAATGAAGAGACCATCTTCAATATGACCTTCTGA
- a CDS encoding sigma-54 dependent transcriptional regulator, with amino-acid sequence MEQKIGRILAVDDNEDILFALKLLLRPHVEIIETLSGPERLPEMMKKQDWDVILLDMNFTKDAISGQEGYDALSQILEIDNQAVVVFITAYGDAEKAVKAIKMGATDFILKPWQNEKILATINSAISLRRTRIQAQNLKLKQQEISAVLDQPYTDFVGQSPEMYEVFNTIKKVAATDANVLILGENGTGKELVARALYRNSLRKDEVFISVDLGSIPETLFESELFGHEKGAFTDAHKMKQGRFEIASSGTLFLDEIGNLTYTLQSKLLTVLERREIMRVGSTKSIPIDVRMICATNNNIHQDVADGVFRQDLLYRINTVEVHLPALRDRTGDVPLLADHFLKIYSRKYRKPIRNIQSSAIKRLNQYNWPGNVRELQHAIERAVIMCDGSSLGPEDFILSSGVKSRGGLELESYNLEDIEKTIIEKVLKTNQGNVTQAATQLGLTRTSLYRRMEKHGL; translated from the coding sequence ATGGAACAGAAAATAGGCAGAATCCTGGCAGTGGATGATAACGAAGACATCCTTTTTGCCCTGAAATTGTTATTGCGCCCCCATGTGGAAATTATTGAAACCCTGTCGGGACCGGAACGGCTTCCTGAGATGATGAAGAAACAGGATTGGGATGTGATCCTGCTGGATATGAACTTCACCAAGGATGCCATAAGCGGTCAGGAGGGATATGATGCTCTTTCGCAGATCCTGGAAATTGACAATCAGGCTGTGGTGGTTTTTATCACCGCATACGGGGATGCTGAAAAAGCTGTGAAAGCCATTAAGATGGGGGCCACCGACTTTATTCTGAAGCCCTGGCAGAATGAAAAGATCCTGGCCACCATCAACTCCGCAATCAGCCTCCGGCGCACGCGTATCCAGGCACAGAACCTGAAACTCAAGCAGCAGGAGATCAGCGCCGTACTGGACCAGCCCTACACCGACTTTGTGGGCCAGTCGCCCGAGATGTACGAAGTATTCAACACCATTAAAAAAGTGGCGGCAACGGATGCCAATGTGCTGATCCTTGGGGAGAACGGGACAGGGAAGGAACTGGTAGCCAGGGCGCTCTACCGGAACTCTCTTCGAAAGGATGAGGTGTTCATCAGCGTGGACCTGGGCTCCATTCCGGAGACCCTTTTTGAAAGTGAATTGTTCGGTCATGAAAAAGGAGCCTTTACCGATGCTCATAAGATGAAACAGGGGCGTTTCGAAATTGCTTCCTCGGGAACCCTGTTTCTGGATGAAATTGGCAACCTCACCTACACTCTGCAATCAAAACTGCTAACGGTACTCGAGCGCCGCGAAATCATGCGGGTGGGCTCCACCAAGTCCATTCCGATCGACGTGAGAATGATCTGTGCCACCAACAACAACATACACCAGGATGTGGCCGACGGCGTTTTCCGTCAGGACCTTCTCTACCGCATCAATACGGTGGAGGTTCATCTGCCGGCACTCAGGGACCGCACAGGCGACGTGCCCCTGCTGGCCGATCATTTCCTGAAAATCTACAGCCGGAAATACAGAAAACCGATCCGGAACATCCAGTCTTCAGCCATTAAAAGGCTGAACCAGTACAACTGGCCCGGTAACGTCAGAGAACTCCAGCATGCCATTGAACGGGCCGTAATTATGTGCGACGGAAGCAGTCTGGGTCCGGAAGATTTCATCCTTTCCTCAGGCGTAAAAAGCAGGGGAGGACTGGAGCTGGAGTCCTATAACCTCGAGGATATTGAAAAAACAATTATTGAGAAAGTTCTGAAAACAAACCAGGGCAATGTGACCCAGGCGGCTACACAACTTGGTCTGACACGAACCTCCCTCTACAGAAGAATGGAAAAGCATGGCCTTTAA
- a CDS encoding DUF1080 domain-containing protein — protein MKKICILLFLLSVLCSCKQNPGNNKVTQNVKAAEAQEWIQLFNGQNLDGWVIKMTKHPLGENYNNTFRVEDGMMVTRYDQYESFDGEYGHIFYKTPYSHYRLRVEYRVVGEQVPGGAGWAIRNSGVMFHAQAPESMLVDQEFPVSIEAQFLGGLGDGPRPTGNLCTPGTNVVIDGQLITDHCINSGSDTFDGEEWVYFELIVHGDSIIHHLVNGDTVLSYMKPQIGGGNGPEDYPVPLGTLISSGYIALQAESHPFDFRKVELLDLSLVPN, from the coding sequence ATGAAAAAGATCTGTATACTCCTTTTCCTTCTTTCTGTTCTTTGTTCCTGCAAGCAGAATCCGGGCAACAACAAGGTGACTCAAAATGTCAAAGCTGCCGAAGCTCAGGAATGGATCCAGCTGTTTAACGGCCAGAACCTGGATGGCTGGGTCATTAAAATGACCAAACACCCCCTGGGTGAAAATTACAACAACACCTTCCGGGTGGAAGACGGGATGATGGTAACCCGCTACGACCAGTATGAATCCTTTGACGGGGAGTACGGACATATCTTTTATAAAACCCCTTACTCCCACTACAGGCTTCGCGTCGAATACCGGGTGGTGGGGGAACAGGTGCCCGGCGGAGCCGGATGGGCCATCAGGAACAGTGGGGTCATGTTTCATGCCCAGGCGCCCGAAAGCATGCTGGTGGACCAGGAGTTTCCGGTAAGTATAGAGGCACAGTTTCTCGGCGGACTGGGCGATGGTCCGCGGCCAACGGGTAATCTCTGCACCCCGGGGACCAATGTGGTAATTGATGGCCAGTTGATTACCGACCATTGTATCAACTCCGGCTCGGATACCTTTGACGGTGAAGAGTGGGTTTACTTTGAACTTATTGTCCATGGAGACAGCATTATTCACCATCTGGTGAACGGGGATACGGTGCTCAGCTATATGAAACCTCAGATTGGCGGCGGCAACGGTCCGGAAGATTATCCGGTTCCCTTGGGAACCTTGATCAGCTCCGGATATATCGCCCTGCAGGCCGAGAGCCACCCCTTCGATTTCAGGAAAGTGGAACTGCTTGACCTCTCACTTGTTCCGAATTGA
- a CDS encoding HlyD family efflux transporter periplasmic adaptor subunit translates to MTEMDGMDRRIEKKGLSRKMIWYLVFGAVMLAVLGIIIFGDKSSKYNVDVSRITIEEVKQDVFQDYITLQGTVEPITTVYLDAVEGGRVEEILIDEGNMVKKGDVILRLSNNNLLLEITNGEAGVVRAINELRTVQLTMDQTRVRYKQQIIELETQVAQSKRLYENNKILYDQKHVSREEFDQSRENYSANQQLLALVKENFRNDSITQSIQLSSMESSVQSMEESMRIIRRRLDNLNIKASVDGELATLNPEIGEVIIYGTRVGTINILDSYKLRVDIDEHYIARIQRGLTGECDFASTSYSGVITKIYPEVQNGRFSVDMVFTEEIPAQIRIGQTSRIRLQLGESKEGVLLTKGGFYQTTGGQWVFVLDESEEFAVKRDISIGRQNPRYYEVLDGLEPGEKVIVSSYQNYADHDKLILKHNR, encoded by the coding sequence ATGACTGAAATGGACGGCATGGACCGTAGAATTGAAAAAAAGGGACTCTCCCGTAAAATGATCTGGTACCTTGTATTTGGAGCAGTGATGCTTGCTGTACTGGGGATAATAATTTTTGGAGACAAGAGTTCCAAGTATAATGTAGATGTTTCGCGCATCACCATCGAGGAGGTGAAGCAGGATGTTTTCCAGGACTATATCACCTTGCAGGGAACCGTGGAACCGATTACCACCGTCTACCTGGATGCCGTTGAAGGGGGCAGGGTGGAAGAGATTCTGATCGATGAAGGAAACATGGTGAAGAAGGGGGATGTGATACTCCGCCTCAGTAACAACAACCTGCTGCTCGAGATCACCAATGGCGAGGCAGGGGTGGTGAGGGCCATCAACGAGCTGAGGACTGTCCAGCTGACAATGGATCAGACCAGGGTCAGGTACAAGCAGCAGATCATCGAGCTGGAAACCCAGGTGGCACAGAGTAAAAGGCTATATGAGAACAACAAGATCCTGTATGATCAGAAACATGTCTCCAGGGAGGAGTTCGATCAGTCACGCGAGAACTACAGCGCCAATCAACAGTTGCTCGCTCTGGTGAAGGAGAACTTTCGCAACGACTCCATCACCCAGTCCATTCAGCTCAGTTCCATGGAATCCTCGGTGCAAAGCATGGAAGAGAGCATGCGGATCATACGCCGCAGGCTGGACAATCTGAACATCAAGGCCTCGGTGGACGGAGAACTGGCCACCCTGAATCCGGAGATCGGCGAGGTGATCATCTACGGTACCCGGGTAGGGACCATCAATATCCTGGATTCTTATAAGTTAAGGGTCGATATTGACGAACATTATATTGCCCGTATCCAGCGTGGACTCACCGGGGAGTGCGACTTTGCCAGTACCTCTTATTCCGGGGTGATAACCAAGATATATCCCGAAGTACAGAATGGCCGTTTTTCGGTGGATATGGTTTTTACGGAAGAGATCCCTGCCCAGATCCGCATCGGGCAGACTTCCAGGATCAGGCTGCAACTGGGTGAATCCAAAGAGGGAGTGTTGCTGACCAAGGGCGGATTCTACCAGACCACTGGCGGACAGTGGGTTTTTGTACTGGATGAATCTGAGGAGTTTGCCGTGAAACGTGATATCAGTATCGGACGTCAGAATCCCAGGTATTATGAGGTGCTGGATGGCCTGGAGCCGGGCGAGAAGGTGATTGTCTCCTCCTACCAGAACTATGCTGATCATGATAAACTGATTTTGAAACACAACCGTTAA
- a CDS encoding TlpA disulfide reductase family protein, with translation MRQLLFFSGLLLASLAPLQAQPWLIQGTIENCEAGKVELASFYGDCFRVLDSVDTRMGSFHFLLSEEAPAGIYRIIYTERAGEVRSQNRFVEFIFNRENVEILAASTELGPVPDFDASLENQVYAGFLDFELAYEAQLMDVYGDLYPFGTGQEEDEKAAVRAYDSLQIDRNRYMDSITELYPDLYAVRIMNAFRAPVIPGEMSHIQRIDTLKQCFFDQAAIDDPQLLTAPVYPFKLIDYLSLYKDLRLEKEEQEEQFIKAVDQIMLHVPEQEELRSFVVDFLLEGFEMLDMDVVQAYLLDHYLDEACETDLVELIQARMEADKQMAAGTSAPDFEIRDIEGQSQDLSDLSASYVLVLFWASSCQHCREMLPELHHWYLTENSLRLEVVAISLDSSAADFRRFVDELDPQWITVHEPRGWNGEVPSAYHIYATPGLFLLDSEQTILARPRTFRQFQRAIRKLSP, from the coding sequence ATGCGACAGCTCTTGTTTTTTTCCGGATTGCTCCTGGCAAGCCTGGCTCCCTTGCAGGCTCAGCCCTGGCTCATCCAGGGGACTATTGAAAATTGTGAAGCAGGAAAGGTGGAGCTGGCCTCCTTCTATGGCGACTGTTTCCGGGTGCTTGACAGCGTGGATACCCGCATGGGATCGTTCCATTTCCTGCTTTCGGAAGAGGCCCCTGCCGGCATATACCGGATTATTTATACCGAACGTGCCGGTGAAGTCAGGAGCCAGAACAGATTTGTAGAATTCATATTTAACAGGGAAAATGTGGAGATCCTGGCAGCCTCCACGGAACTGGGTCCGGTCCCAGACTTTGACGCTTCCCTGGAAAACCAGGTTTACGCCGGGTTTCTGGACTTCGAACTGGCGTATGAAGCGCAGTTGATGGATGTCTATGGGGATTTATACCCCTTCGGGACTGGTCAGGAGGAGGACGAAAAGGCGGCCGTAAGAGCCTACGATTCTCTGCAAATCGATCGAAACAGGTATATGGACTCCATTACGGAGCTTTACCCGGATCTTTATGCAGTCCGGATCATGAATGCCTTCAGGGCGCCGGTGATCCCCGGGGAGATGTCACATATACAGCGTATTGACACCCTGAAGCAGTGTTTTTTTGACCAGGCAGCCATTGATGATCCCCAGCTGCTTACGGCCCCGGTCTATCCCTTTAAACTGATCGACTATCTGTCTCTTTATAAGGATTTAAGACTGGAGAAGGAGGAGCAGGAGGAACAGTTTATAAAGGCTGTGGACCAGATCATGCTCCATGTACCGGAACAGGAGGAACTTCGCAGTTTTGTGGTGGATTTTTTGTTGGAGGGATTTGAGATGCTGGATATGGATGTGGTGCAGGCCTACCTGTTGGATCACTACCTGGATGAGGCCTGTGAAACGGATCTGGTGGAGCTGATCCAGGCCCGGATGGAGGCGGATAAACAGATGGCTGCCGGAACATCCGCCCCTGATTTTGAGATCCGGGATATAGAAGGGCAAAGCCAGGACCTGTCGGACCTCTCTGCCTCCTATGTGCTGGTCCTGTTCTGGGCCAGCAGCTGTCAACACTGCCGGGAAATGCTGCCCGAGTTGCATCACTGGTACCTGACTGAAAACAGCCTTAGACTGGAGGTGGTGGCCATATCCCTGGACAGCTCTGCTGCTGATTTCAGGCGCTTTGTGGATGAGCTCGATCCGCAGTGGATCACAGTCCATGAGCCCCGTGGCTGGAATGGGGAAGTCCCGTCCGCTTACCACATCTATGCCACTCCGGGTTTATTCCTGCTGGATAGTGAACAGACCATTCTGGCCAGACCCAGAACCTTCCGGCAGTTTCAAAGAGCCATCAGGAAGCTGAGCCCCTAG
- a CDS encoding glycosyltransferase family 39 protein codes for MEKIKSWIREYRIILLFALAKLMAHILTATNYGFQRDAYLYMAQAKHLDWGYFSTPPLVAFVTRLHTTLRGDSLLAVRLLPALTGIASLFMAGWLIKQLRGGVLAQVIGLTAILLSPAFLRTASLLQPVVFNHLFWLLSALVISNGIYALPLSLPIYKPDRLVEYGKKQAELGLDVMFMWEDGKIHELPQDFADMVGWDRRSGPFMKAWTIP; via the coding sequence ATGGAAAAAATTAAATCCTGGATAAGAGAATACCGGATAATCCTGCTTTTTGCCCTGGCCAAACTAATGGCGCATATACTTACAGCCACCAACTATGGCTTTCAGCGCGATGCCTACCTCTACATGGCCCAGGCAAAACACCTGGACTGGGGCTATTTCAGCACCCCTCCCCTGGTGGCTTTTGTGACCCGCCTTCACACCACCCTGAGGGGCGACAGCCTGCTTGCGGTCAGACTGCTGCCGGCACTGACCGGGATCGCCTCGCTCTTTATGGCCGGATGGCTGATCAAACAGCTGAGAGGAGGAGTTTTGGCCCAGGTCATCGGGCTAACAGCCATCTTACTCTCCCCTGCCTTTCTAAGGACCGCTTCCCTGCTGCAGCCGGTGGTTTTTAACCACCTCTTCTGGCTGCTTTCGGCCCTGGTGATTAGCAATGGAATATATGCCCTTCCGCTCAGTCTGCCGATTTACAAACCCGATCGCCTGGTGGAGTATGGGAAAAAGCAGGCTGAACTGGGACTTGACGTGATGTTTATGTGGGAGGACGGGAAAATCCATGAGCTTCCCCAGGATTTTGCCGATATGGTAGGCTGGGACAGAAGGTCTGGTCCTTTTATGAAGGCCTGGACGATTCCGTGA
- a CDS encoding alanine/glycine:cation symporter family protein, which produces MTQTEAISLTERIITGFSDLAWGTPLLVLLLGGGLFFLLYSRMLPFRYFRHAFAILLGRYDDPDEPGQINHYQALSTALAATVGMGNITGVALAITMGGPGAIFWMWVSALLGVSTKYFTCTLAILFRGRDSNGVLQGGPMYVIVEGLGRHWRPLAVFFSLLGMIGVLPMFQVNQLTQVVRDVVLIPNAVAAGFTSDLISGLIVALLVGVVIFGGIKRIGKVSGRMVPLMVALYVLLVLYIIFSNPSRILPSFALIFRDAFSAQSVLGGSVGALVITGVRRAAFSNEAGIGTAPMAHGAAKTNEPVREGLVAMLGPVVDTIIVCTMTALALIVTGVWNAGQSDGITMTADAFEQAMPGVGPYLLTICVAVFSISTMLSFPYYGSKCFSFIFGAKHSYIYKWFYLATIPLGATATLGTVVGIFDGAYALMAFPTMISALWLSPHVLRASKDYFRRLKKESSHGKN; this is translated from the coding sequence ATGACTCAAACGGAAGCCATTTCCCTGACAGAAAGGATCATCACCGGGTTTTCAGACCTGGCCTGGGGAACACCCCTGCTGGTCCTTTTACTGGGAGGGGGACTCTTCTTTTTGCTTTACTCCAGGATGCTTCCCTTCCGGTATTTCCGCCATGCATTTGCCATTCTGCTGGGACGCTACGACGACCCCGATGAACCCGGACAGATCAACCATTACCAGGCCCTCTCCACGGCCCTGGCAGCCACCGTTGGAATGGGGAACATTACCGGGGTGGCCCTGGCCATCACCATGGGGGGGCCCGGAGCCATATTCTGGATGTGGGTCAGTGCCCTGCTGGGAGTAAGCACCAAGTATTTTACCTGTACCCTGGCGATTTTGTTCAGGGGGCGCGACTCCAACGGGGTCCTGCAGGGCGGACCCATGTACGTGATTGTGGAGGGACTGGGACGCCACTGGAGGCCCCTGGCTGTCTTCTTTTCACTCCTGGGAATGATCGGCGTACTGCCCATGTTCCAGGTGAACCAGCTGACCCAGGTAGTCAGGGATGTGGTTTTGATCCCCAATGCGGTGGCAGCGGGATTTACCTCTGATCTGATTTCGGGACTGATCGTGGCACTCCTGGTGGGCGTGGTGATTTTCGGGGGTATCAAACGGATCGGAAAGGTAAGCGGACGGATGGTGCCCCTCATGGTTGCCCTCTATGTGTTGCTGGTTCTCTATATTATCTTCTCCAATCCATCCCGTATTCTTCCCAGCTTTGCCCTGATATTCCGGGATGCCTTTAGTGCCCAGTCGGTACTGGGCGGATCGGTGGGGGCCCTGGTGATCACGGGGGTGAGACGGGCCGCCTTTTCGAATGAAGCGGGTATCGGGACAGCCCCCATGGCCCATGGTGCAGCCAAAACCAACGAACCGGTGCGCGAGGGACTGGTAGCCATGCTCGGACCCGTGGTCGATACCATCATTGTCTGCACCATGACCGCCCTGGCCCTGATTGTAACCGGTGTCTGGAATGCCGGCCAGTCGGACGGGATCACCATGACTGCCGATGCTTTTGAACAGGCCATGCCGGGGGTAGGCCCCTACCTGCTGACCATCTGTGTGGCCGTATTTTCAATCTCCACCATGCTCTCCTTTCCCTACTACGGAAGCAAATGCTTCTCCTTCATTTTCGGGGCAAAACACAGCTACATCTATAAGTGGTTTTATCTGGCCACCATTCCCCTGGGTGCTACGGCCACCCTGGGTACGGTGGTAGGTATTTTTGACGGCGCTTACGCCTTGATGGCCTTCCCCACCATGATCTCTGCCCTGTGGCTCTCCCCGCATGTACTCAGGGCTTCCAAAGACTATTTCAGACGACTGAAAAAAGAAAGCAGCCATGGAAAAAATTAA
- the acpP gene encoding acyl carrier protein — MERNEILTRVKDVVSSVLNVDSSEITEKSNFIFDLGADSMQSIELVAGFEEEFNIEMDQDKALEVQSIDDAVNFIAGYL, encoded by the coding sequence ATGGAAAGAAATGAAATCCTGACGCGCGTCAAGGACGTGGTAAGTAGTGTGCTAAATGTCGACAGTTCCGAGATCACCGAGAAATCCAACTTTATTTTCGACCTGGGAGCCGATTCCATGCAGAGTATTGAGCTGGTGGCCGGATTTGAGGAGGAATTTAATATCGAGATGGACCAGGACAAGGCACTTGAAGTTCAGAGTATTGACGATGCAGTAAATTTCATTGCCGGATATCTTTAA
- a CDS encoding fatty acid desaturase gives MVEIQRKNPAWIEVINKYNQPDLKKSLWQLINSLGPYIILWIAMYYSLAISYLLTLGLAIVAAGFLVRMFIIFHDCGHGSFFRSTRANRIVGTILGSLVFTPYDYWHREHEIHHRTVGNLDNRGSGDVWTLTVEEYNKLPPAKKLFYRLYRHPVLLIGIAPLFLFVIWFRVPRKSMSREGRRSIHVTNLILLVYGSALILLMGWKAFLMIQLPVIYIATVAGVWLFYVQHQYEDVIWSRQEDWDYKKMALEGSSYLKFPRLLQWFSGNIGFHHIHHLSPKIPNYKLERCHRENQMFREIKPVTFVPSLRTMGLRLWNEKTGRLISFRQLRRKSPA, from the coding sequence ATGGTAGAAATACAACGCAAAAATCCTGCCTGGATAGAGGTGATCAACAAATACAACCAGCCAGATCTTAAGAAGAGCCTCTGGCAGCTTATCAATTCCCTGGGGCCCTATATAATCCTTTGGATCGCCATGTACTACAGCCTGGCCATATCCTACCTGCTAACCCTGGGACTTGCTATTGTTGCTGCAGGATTCCTGGTCCGCATGTTTATTATTTTTCATGACTGTGGTCATGGCTCCTTTTTTCGCAGTACCAGGGCCAACCGGATTGTTGGAACCATCCTGGGCAGCCTGGTATTCACTCCCTATGACTACTGGCACCGCGAACATGAGATCCATCACAGAACGGTTGGCAACCTCGATAACAGAGGAAGCGGGGATGTCTGGACCCTGACCGTGGAGGAATACAACAAACTCCCGCCGGCAAAAAAACTGTTCTATCGCCTCTACAGGCACCCCGTCTTACTGATCGGGATCGCCCCCCTGTTTCTTTTTGTGATCTGGTTCCGGGTTCCCCGGAAAAGCATGAGCAGGGAGGGCCGCAGAAGTATACATGTGACCAACCTGATCTTACTGGTATACGGTTCCGCACTGATCCTGCTGATGGGCTGGAAAGCCTTTCTGATGATCCAGCTGCCGGTAATCTATATAGCTACCGTTGCCGGGGTCTGGCTCTTCTATGTACAACACCAGTATGAAGATGTGATCTGGAGCAGGCAGGAGGATTGGGATTATAAGAAAATGGCGCTGGAGGGCAGCTCCTATTTGAAGTTCCCCAGATTGTTGCAATGGTTTTCAGGAAATATCGGCTTTCACCATATTCATCACCTGAGCCCGAAGATTCCCAATTACAAGCTGGAAAGATGCCACAGGGAAAATCAGATGTTCCGGGAGATCAAGCCCGTGACTTTTGTACCCAGTCTGCGTACCATGGGCCTTCGGCTCTGGAACGAGAAGACGGGCCGGCTGATCAGCTTCAGGCAGCTGCGCAGGAAATCCCCGGCCTAA